The Prochlorococcus marinus CUG1416 genome has a segment encoding these proteins:
- a CDS encoding histidine phosphotransferase: MPFANNQRITRRRSSAGPTPPKRPIGNNSEFSGRQSQGPRPTFLTLRDHGKVFVADLPNLSDGQLAHISKEANEVLNSLEKRLIDLENEPDISNPENDTLIKASTKRDVTLRFIKSIEEEQEHRKNNPALRDAASESLPRTFLEVARHRLPGATFDSLLREALEACAVDESIEENQIIEEPKETVKVMDIPSSSTNASLVVSIDSSDNSKNGSI, translated from the coding sequence ATGCCTTTTGCAAATAATCAAAGAATTACACGTAGACGTAGTTCAGCAGGTCCTACACCTCCAAAAAGACCAATAGGTAATAATTCTGAATTTAGTGGTAGACAGTCTCAAGGCCCAAGACCTACTTTCCTGACACTTAGGGATCATGGGAAGGTTTTTGTGGCTGATTTGCCTAATTTGTCAGATGGTCAATTAGCTCATATCAGTAAAGAAGCTAATGAAGTTTTAAATAGTTTGGAAAAAAGGCTTATTGATCTTGAAAATGAGCCTGATATTAGTAATCCTGAAAATGACACGCTTATAAAAGCCTCTACCAAAAGAGATGTCACACTTAGGTTTATCAAATCCATAGAAGAAGAACAAGAACATAGAAAGAATAATCCTGCGTTGAGAGATGCTGCTTCTGAATCGTTACCTAGAACTTTTCTCGAGGTCGCTAGACATAGATTGCCAGGAGCAACTTTTGATTCATTACTTCGAGAAGCTCTTGAAGCATGTGCAGTCGATGAGAGTATTGAAGAAAATCAAATTATTGAAGAGCCCAAAGAAACTGTAAAAGTTATGGATATACCCTCTTCAAGCACAAATGCTTCACTTGTTGTTAGTATCGATTCAAGTGATAACTCCAAGAATGGCTCTATTTGA
- a CDS encoding ribonuclease D encodes MTSEKKNIDFLYSDLTADLYNLYKKSSYLAIDTEAMGLIHGRDRLCLVQICNEFKRTSCIKIELNTSSSPNLKALLEDEKITKIFHYARFDVAALKCNLGINTKNIFCTKIASKLARTYTNKHGLKDLINELLGIELDKSSQSSDWGSNKDLTKNQLDYAANDVRYLIEAMNKLKVILERENRYELAQKCFKTVPVHADLDILKFSNIFEH; translated from the coding sequence ATGACTAGTGAAAAAAAAAATATTGATTTTCTTTATAGTGATTTAACAGCAGATTTATATAATCTTTATAAAAAATCATCTTACCTAGCTATTGACACTGAAGCAATGGGGTTAATTCATGGAAGAGATAGATTATGTTTAGTACAAATATGCAATGAATTTAAAAGAACATCCTGTATAAAAATCGAACTAAATACATCTTCTTCTCCTAATTTAAAAGCACTTCTTGAAGATGAAAAAATTACTAAAATCTTTCACTATGCAAGATTTGATGTAGCAGCGCTAAAGTGCAATCTTGGAATTAATACAAAAAATATTTTTTGTACAAAAATTGCTAGTAAGTTAGCAAGAACATATACAAATAAACACGGCTTAAAAGATTTAATCAATGAATTATTAGGGATAGAATTAGACAAAAGTTCACAAAGCAGTGATTGGGGGAGTAACAAAGATTTAACAAAAAATCAATTAGATTATGCAGCAAATGATGTTAGATATTTAATTGAAGCGATGAATAAATTAAAAGTTATCTTAGAGAGAGAAAATAGATATGAGTTAGCTCAAAAATGTTTCAAAACAGTTCCTGTGCATGCTGATTTAGACATACTAAAATTTTCAAATATCTTTGAACATTAA
- a CDS encoding lipid-A-disaccharide synthase-related protein, translated as MTHSILFICNGHGEDVIASEIIKRLLKTIENKNIEVLPLVGKGDAFNSIQSTNFRKIGYLKELPSGGFSNQSLKGFLLDLFAGFLIDNLRNFLIVKQKSKHNYKIIAVGDFLPLLYAWSSECEFSFIGTPKSDHTWSSGPGWSLTDFYHKSKGSEWDPWEMFLMTSPRCKDLIMRDKITATNLNRKNINAKYLGNPMMDFVNTKNEKISNIIAFKRIIVLIGSRYPEALKNLEKFLDCLRKLDLSKDVVILLPLSINANVIQIQSYLNKYGFVKQTKVKFLIDEDSVWKNKEKYILIGKGKFNLWANMADVGLSNAGTATEQIAGLGIPSLSLPGSGPQFTKSFAKRQSRLLGGSVIVCKNKKILLKRLSLLLREKVDRLEQAKIGKKRMGESGASKKIVDSINSHLLS; from the coding sequence GTGACACATTCTATATTATTTATATGCAATGGCCATGGAGAAGATGTAATAGCATCAGAAATAATAAAAAGATTATTAAAAACAATAGAAAATAAAAATATCGAAGTTTTGCCTTTAGTAGGAAAAGGAGATGCATTTAATTCCATACAATCAACGAATTTTCGCAAAATAGGATATTTAAAAGAGCTGCCAAGTGGAGGTTTTAGTAATCAAAGTCTGAAGGGATTTTTGCTTGATTTGTTTGCAGGATTTTTAATTGATAATTTAAGAAATTTTTTAATTGTAAAACAAAAGTCAAAACATAACTACAAAATTATTGCTGTAGGAGATTTTCTACCATTACTTTACGCTTGGAGTTCAGAATGCGAATTCAGTTTTATTGGGACTCCCAAAAGTGACCATACTTGGAGTAGTGGACCAGGTTGGTCTTTAACCGATTTTTATCATAAGTCTAAAGGTTCTGAATGGGACCCATGGGAAATGTTTTTAATGACATCTCCAAGATGTAAAGATTTAATTATGAGAGATAAAATCACAGCTACGAATTTGAATAGAAAAAATATTAATGCAAAATATTTGGGTAATCCAATGATGGATTTTGTTAATACCAAAAATGAAAAGATATCAAATATTATTGCTTTCAAAAGGATAATTGTATTAATTGGAAGTAGATACCCAGAAGCATTGAAAAATCTTGAAAAATTTCTTGATTGTTTGCGAAAATTGGATTTATCTAAGGATGTGGTAATACTTTTGCCTTTGAGCATTAATGCTAATGTGATTCAAATTCAAAGTTATTTAAATAAATACGGTTTTGTAAAACAGACTAAAGTTAAATTCTTGATTGATGAAGATTCAGTATGGAAAAATAAAGAAAAATATATATTGATTGGAAAAGGTAAATTCAATTTATGGGCCAATATGGCAGATGTTGGCTTATCTAATGCCGGAACTGCTACAGAGCAAATTGCTGGTCTAGGAATTCCATCTCTTTCTCTTCCAGGATCTGGACCACAATTTACAAAATCATTTGCGAAAAGGCAATCAAGATTATTAGGAGGTAGCGTTATTGTATGCAAGAATAAAAAAATTCTTTTAAAACGTTTAAGTTTACTTTTGAGAGAAAAAGTTGATAGGTTAGAGCAAGCGAAAATTGGAAAAAAAAGAATGGGTGAATCTGGCGCAAGCAAGAAAATTGTAGATTCTATCAACTCTCATTTGTTATCTTAG